In Notamacropus eugenii isolate mMacEug1 chromosome 1, mMacEug1.pri_v2, whole genome shotgun sequence, one genomic interval encodes:
- the CIAPIN1 gene encoding anamorsin isoform X2 encodes MAEYGISAGQRVAVIWDKSSPVEALKSLVDKLQKLSGDESHVSVENINQLLQSAHKESSFDVVLSGLVPGSTTLHNTEILAEIARILRPGGQLLLKEPVETTSVHESKVKTAAKLCSTLTLAGLVEVKELQRESLTPEEVQSLQEYLNYQSDSLVSVQVTGKKPNFEVGSSTQLKLSFPKKSAVSEKPAMDPNAAKLWTLSASDMNDDDMDLIDSDELLDPEDLKKPDPASLRAASCGEGTKRKACKNCTCGLAEELEQEKVKEQKQSQPKSACGNEQDCL; translated from the exons ATGGCAGAGTATGGAATCTCTGCTGGGCAGCGTGTGGCAGTGATATGGGATAAGTCATCTCCAGTGGAGGCTCTGAAAAGTCTGGTTGATAAACTACAGAAACTGTCTGGTGATGAGAGTCATGTGTCTGTGGAAAACATCAACCAACTGTTACAAT CTGCTCACAAAGAATCCAGCTTCGATGTTGTTCTATCGGGTCTGGTTCCAGGAAGTACAACACTGCATAACACTGAAATTTTAGCAGAAATTGCTAGGATCCTTCGACCAGGTGGGCAACTCCTTCTGAAAGAGCCAGTGGAGACAACCTCAG tTCATGAAAGCAAAGTGAAGACAGCAGCTAAGCTATGCTCAACCCTGACACTTGCTGGGCTTGTGGAAGTGAAGGAG TTACAGAGGGAGTCCTTAACTCCAGAAGAGGTGCAGTCATTACAAGAGTACCTGAATTACCAAAGTGACAGCTTGGTCTCTGTTCAAGTCACAGGCAAAAAACCAAACTTTGAAGTAGGGTCTTCTACCCAGCTTAAGCTTTCCTTTCCCAAGAAATCTGCTGTATCAG AGAAACCTGCCATGGACCCTAATGCTGCCAAGCTGTGGACACTCTCAGCCAGTGACATGAATGATGATGACATG GATCTCATTGATTCTGATGAACTCTTGGATCCAGAGGATTTGAAGAAGCCAGATCCAGCTTCCCTACGGGCTGCTTCATGTGGAGAAGGGACAAAAAGGAAGGCCTGTAAAAATTG CACGTGTGGCCTAGCAGAAGAACTGGAGCAGGAGAAAGTGAAGGAGCAGAAGCAGTCCCAACCCAAGTCAGCTTGTGgaaat GAGCAAGACTGCCTGTGA
- the CIAPIN1 gene encoding anamorsin isoform X1 encodes MAEYGISAGQRVAVIWDKSSPVEALKSLVDKLQKLSGDESHVSVENINQLLQSAHKESSFDVVLSGLVPGSTTLHNTEILAEIARILRPGGQLLLKEPVETTSVHESKVKTAAKLCSTLTLAGLVEVKELQRESLTPEEVQSLQEYLNYQSDSLVSVQVTGKKPNFEVGSSTQLKLSFPKKSAVSEKPAMDPNAAKLWTLSASDMNDDDMDLIDSDELLDPEDLKKPDPASLRAASCGEGTKRKACKNCTCGLAEELEQEKVKEQKQSQPKSACGNCYLGDAFRCASCPYLGMPAFKPGEKILLSEKNLHDA; translated from the exons ATGGCAGAGTATGGAATCTCTGCTGGGCAGCGTGTGGCAGTGATATGGGATAAGTCATCTCCAGTGGAGGCTCTGAAAAGTCTGGTTGATAAACTACAGAAACTGTCTGGTGATGAGAGTCATGTGTCTGTGGAAAACATCAACCAACTGTTACAAT CTGCTCACAAAGAATCCAGCTTCGATGTTGTTCTATCGGGTCTGGTTCCAGGAAGTACAACACTGCATAACACTGAAATTTTAGCAGAAATTGCTAGGATCCTTCGACCAGGTGGGCAACTCCTTCTGAAAGAGCCAGTGGAGACAACCTCAG tTCATGAAAGCAAAGTGAAGACAGCAGCTAAGCTATGCTCAACCCTGACACTTGCTGGGCTTGTGGAAGTGAAGGAG TTACAGAGGGAGTCCTTAACTCCAGAAGAGGTGCAGTCATTACAAGAGTACCTGAATTACCAAAGTGACAGCTTGGTCTCTGTTCAAGTCACAGGCAAAAAACCAAACTTTGAAGTAGGGTCTTCTACCCAGCTTAAGCTTTCCTTTCCCAAGAAATCTGCTGTATCAG AGAAACCTGCCATGGACCCTAATGCTGCCAAGCTGTGGACACTCTCAGCCAGTGACATGAATGATGATGACATG GATCTCATTGATTCTGATGAACTCTTGGATCCAGAGGATTTGAAGAAGCCAGATCCAGCTTCCCTACGGGCTGCTTCATGTGGAGAAGGGACAAAAAGGAAGGCCTGTAAAAATTG CACGTGTGGCCTAGCAGAAGAACTGGAGCAGGAGAAAGTGAAGGAGCAGAAGCAGTCCCAACCCAAGTCAGCTTGTGgaaat TGTTATTTGGGTGATGCCTTCCGCTGTGCCAGCTGCCCCTACCTTGGGATGCCAGCCTTTAAACCTGGGGAAAAAATCCTCTTGAGTGAAAAAAATCTTCATGATGCCTAA